In a genomic window of Drosophila takahashii strain IR98-3 E-12201 chromosome 3L, DtakHiC1v2, whole genome shotgun sequence:
- the nudC gene encoding nuclear migration protein nudC has product MSGEEGQFDNILLAVAEKHRGGVPEFLGTLASFLRRKTDFFTGAKQAEWEKLLLDVFTKESKLAISAHNEKLKTREAAQRLKDEKKRAEREARKKEIDDNKICDITDEEAAAIIKEEEVKKRQQLLDGAGGEPAAPNRDDISKPIEKVDDETEKGELGKLIPNSGNGCTLDKYAWTQTLQEVELKIPFNVSFALRARDLVVSIGKKTLKVGIKGQEPIIDGELCAEVKQEESVWVLQDSKTVMITLDKINKMNWWSRLVTTDPEISTRKINPESSKLSDLDGETRSMVEKMMFDQRQKEMGLPTSDDRKKQDLLEKFKQQHPEMDFSKCKFN; this is encoded by the exons ATGTCTGGCGAAGAAGGACAGTTCGACAATATTCTGCTGGCCGTGGCCGAAAAACATCGGGGCGGCGTGCCCGAG TTTCTGGGCACTTTGGCCAGTTTTCTGCGCCGCAAGACCGACTTCTTCACTGGAGCCAAACAGGCAGAGTGGGAGAAACTCCTGCTGGATGTCTTCACCAAGGAGTCCAAATTGGCGATCAGCGCCCACAATGAAAAGCTAAAGACTCGCGAGGCCGCCCAGCGGCTGAAGGACGAAAAGAAGCGGGCCGAAAGAGAGGCCCGCAAGAAGGAGATCGACGACAACAAAATATGTGATATCACCGATGAGGAGGCAGCGGCCATcatcaaggaggaggaggtcaa AAAACGTCAGCAGCTGCTGGATGGCGCTGGCGGAGAGCCGGCTGCCCCAAATCGCGATGACATCTCCAAACCCATCGAAAAAGTCGACGATGAGACCGAAAAGGGCGAGCTGGGCAAGCTGATACCCAATTCGGGCAATGGTTGCACCTTGGACAAGTACGCCTGGACACAAACTCTGCAGGAGGTGGAG CTTAAGATTCCCTTCAACGTGTCATTCGCTCTACGTGCCCGTGATCTGGTGGTCAGTATTGGAAAGAAGACGCTGAAGGTGGGCATCAAAGGTCAAGAGCCCATCATCGACGGCGAGCTGTGCGCTGAGGTGAAGCAGGAGGAGTCCGTGTGGGTCTTGCAAGACAGCAAAACCGTGATGATCACCCTGGATAAGATCAACAAGATGAACTGGTGGAGCCGCCTGGTCACAACCGATCCTGAGATATCGACACGCAAGATCAATCCAGAGTCGTCCAAGCTTTCTGATCTGGATGGCGAGACGCGCAGCATGGTGGAGAAGATGATGTTCGATCAGCGGCAGAAGGAGATGGGCCTGCCCACCAGTGACGATCGCAAGAAGCAGGACTTACTCGAGAA ATTCAAGCAACAGCATCCGGAGATGGACTTCTCCAAGTGCAAGTTCAACTAG
- the LOC108059190 gene encoding sericin-2 isoform X2: MQDYWHIPRASLASSSSSAISSASSSKSSNKSHSNPPTLNQRSSPSNSSHMNNNNNTSAAVTAAAAAAVLAAAKRGSRSSQGSSDSNNSTRSAASGSLLLTAANLERFAEIHKKQERHNKMLMPPSNPSASNYNANLTLATSGNRDAVIAIEGQQQPATEVDPNLQYVKTKDLDTVSIASSMHFTMVNGEGGPPKKPKRGLCDRGRQVTVLIVSMSTIFMLLIMGMVYALEMRARDMPKS; the protein is encoded by the exons ATGCAGGACTATTGGCACATTCCACGCGCCTCGCTGGCCTCCTCCTCGAGCTCGGCCATCAGTTCGGCCAGCTCCTCAAAGTCCTCGAACAAATCGCACTCGAATCCGCCCACCCTCAACCAGCGCAGTTCGCCCAGCAACAGTAGCCATatgaataacaacaataatacaAGTGCTGCTGttacggcggcggcggcggctgcggTTCTGGCGGCCGCCAAGCGGGGATCGAGGAGTTCGCAGGGCTCcagcgacagcaacaacagcacacGG AGCGCTGCTTCCGGCTCACTGCTGCTAACGGCAGCGAATCTGGAACGCTTCGCGGAGATCCACAAGAAGCAGGAGCGCCACAACAAGATGCTGATGCCGCCCAGCAATCCCTCGGCGTCCAACTACAATGCCAACCTGACGCTGGCAACGAGCGGCAACAGGGATGCGGTAATCGCCATCGAGGGCCAGCAGCAGCCGGCGACCGAGGTGGATCCCAATTTGCAGTATGTGAAAACCAAAGACCTGGACACCGTGTCCATCGCTAGCTCCATGCACTTTACGATGGTCAACGGAGAGGGCGGTCCGCCCAAGAAACCGAAGCGCGGCCTCTGCGATCGGGGACGCCAGGTCACCGTGTTGATAGTGAGCATGAGCACCATCTTTATGCTGCTCATCATGGGCATGGTCTATGCGCTGGAGA TGCGCGCCCGCGACATGCCCAAGAGCTAG
- the LOC108059190 gene encoding sericin-2 isoform X1, whose amino-acid sequence MDAPKQMQDYWHIPRASLASSSSSAISSASSSKSSNKSHSNPPTLNQRSSPSNSSHMNNNNNTSAAVTAAAAAAVLAAAKRGSRSSQGSSDSNNSTRSAASGSLLLTAANLERFAEIHKKQERHNKMLMPPSNPSASNYNANLTLATSGNRDAVIAIEGQQQPATEVDPNLQYVKTKDLDTVSIASSMHFTMVNGEGGPPKKPKRGLCDRGRQVTVLIVSMSTIFMLLIMGMVYALEMRARDMPKS is encoded by the exons ATGCAGGACTATTGGCACATTCCACGCGCCTCGCTGGCCTCCTCCTCGAGCTCGGCCATCAGTTCGGCCAGCTCCTCAAAGTCCTCGAACAAATCGCACTCGAATCCGCCCACCCTCAACCAGCGCAGTTCGCCCAGCAACAGTAGCCATatgaataacaacaataatacaAGTGCTGCTGttacggcggcggcggcggctgcggTTCTGGCGGCCGCCAAGCGGGGATCGAGGAGTTCGCAGGGCTCcagcgacagcaacaacagcacacGG AGCGCTGCTTCCGGCTCACTGCTGCTAACGGCAGCGAATCTGGAACGCTTCGCGGAGATCCACAAGAAGCAGGAGCGCCACAACAAGATGCTGATGCCGCCCAGCAATCCCTCGGCGTCCAACTACAATGCCAACCTGACGCTGGCAACGAGCGGCAACAGGGATGCGGTAATCGCCATCGAGGGCCAGCAGCAGCCGGCGACCGAGGTGGATCCCAATTTGCAGTATGTGAAAACCAAAGACCTGGACACCGTGTCCATCGCTAGCTCCATGCACTTTACGATGGTCAACGGAGAGGGCGGTCCGCCCAAGAAACCGAAGCGCGGCCTCTGCGATCGGGGACGCCAGGTCACCGTGTTGATAGTGAGCATGAGCACCATCTTTATGCTGCTCATCATGGGCATGGTCTATGCGCTGGAGA TGCGCGCCCGCGACATGCCCAAGAGCTAG